The proteins below come from a single Panicum hallii strain FIL2 chromosome 7, PHallii_v3.1, whole genome shotgun sequence genomic window:
- the LOC112901230 gene encoding protein SMAX1-LIKE 3-like: MRAGGCTVQQSLTAEAAAVVKQAVSLARRRGNAQVTPLHVASAMLAAPAGLLRAACLRSHSHPLQCKALELCFNVALNRLPASAAVASSPLLGGHGHGHHHYYPPSLSNALVAAFKRAQAHQRRGSVDSQQQPVLAVKIELEQLVVSILDDPSVSRVMREAGFSSTQVKANVEQAVCSTATTAATATPNSQNPNPSSTARTSPAHEAKAKLPVHQVRDDDVAAILDCLASRSKRKVVVVAESAAAAEAMAHAAVNKIKRAEAEAKHDALRGAQVVSLRVSSFRDVPREEAERRLGELRCLVKGRRQVLLVVEDLKWAAEFWAGHVQSGRRGYYCSVEHVVTELRALACGGEHPAGGLCWLLGFGTYQTYTKCRAGQPSLESLWGLQTLTVPAGSLALSLTCAFDDSALGTVNQSMKAGSDTDGNGPASCWPLLGGSQLISRCCGDCSAARIDAKAPLPRPFVSPSSTLPSWLQHCRDQEATHLTDLGKTWSSICSKPSQRMTLHFSAPVSPASSISSYEHGGDHHLQPRRSWLLGGLDATHPWKPKREASGKPARSHDSGASNGSVEVECRARFKELSAENLKLLCAALEKEVPWQKEIVPEVASTVLQCRSGIAKRRDRSRSADAKEETWMLFLGGDAEGKERVARGIANLVFGSRNNVVSIRPGASSSPSASGSSEEHRSKRPRTPPAGEPAAYLERLYEAISENPHRVIFMEDVEQAGRDCQLGIKEAIESGVVRNHAGDEVSVGDAVIILSCESIDDARSRACSPPSKKVKVELDEAKEERTGDHEHKEDGTSSSSPSCIDLNVNVESSDQAGEHGSGDLCLLTAVDRTLFFRRQE; encoded by the exons ATGAGGGCCGGGGGGTGCACGGTGCAGCAGTCGCTGAcggcggaggccgcggcggtGGTGAAGCAGGCGGTGAGcctggcgcggcggcgcgggaacGCGCAGGTGACGCCGCTGCACGTGGCGAGCGCGATGCTGGCGGCGCCCGCGGGGCTGCTGCGCGCGGCGTGCCTCCGCTCGCACTCCCACCCGCTCCAGTGCAAGGCGCTGGAGCTCTGCTTCAACGTCGCGCTCAACCGGCTCCCGGCCTCCGCCGCGGTCGCCTCGTCGCCGCTGCTcggcggccacggccacggccaccaCCACTACTACCCGCCGTCGCTGTCCAACGCGCTCGTCGCGGCGTTCAAGCGCGCGCAGGCGCACCAGCGCCGCGGCTCCGTGGACAGCCAGCAGCAGCCGGTGCTCGCGGTCAAGATCGAGCTCGAGCAGCTCGTCGTCTCCATCCTCGACGACCCCAGCGTCAGCCGCGTCATGCGCGAGGCCGGCTTCTCCAGCACCCAGGTGAAGGCCAACGTGGAGCAGGCCGTGTGCAGCACCGCAACCACCGCGGCCACGGCCACCCCCAACagccaaaaccctaaccctagcagcaCCGCCAGGACAAGCCCTGCCCACGAAGCCAAAGCCAAGCTCCCAGTCCACCAGGTGCGCGACGATGACGTCGCGGCCATCCTGGACTGCCTGGCCTCCCGGAGCAAGAGgaaggtcgtcgtcgtcgcggagagcgcggccgcggccgaGGCCATGGCGCACGCGGCCGTGAACAAGATCAAGAGAGCCGAGGCCGAGGCGAAGCACGACGCGCTGCGAGGCGCGCAGGTCGTCAGCCTCCGCGTGTCTTCGTTCCGGGACGTGCCGAGGGAGGAGGCGGAGAGGCGGCTCGGCGAGCTGCGGTGCCTCGTCAAGGGCAGGAGGCAGGTCCTGCTCGTCGTGGAGGACCTCAAGTGGGCGGCCGAGTTCTGGGCCGGCCACGTCCAGAGCGGGCGGAGAGGGTACTACTGCTCCGTCGAGCACGTCGTCACCGAGCTGCGCGCCCTGGCGTGCGGCGGCGAGCACCCCGCCGGCGGCCTCTGCTGGCTCCTCGGGTTCGGGACGTACCAGACCTACACGAAGTGCCGGGCGGGGCAGCCGTCGCTGGAGAGCCTGTGGGGGCTCCAGACGCTCACCGTCCCCGCCGGCAGCCTCGCGCTGAGCCTCACCTGCGCCTTCGACGACAG TGCTCTAGGCACGGTCAATCAGTCCATGAAAGCGGGCTCTGACACGGATGGGAACGGACCGGCGTCTTGCTGGCCGCTTTTGGGCGGCAGCCAGCTGATCTCCAGATGCTGCGGCGATTGCTCGGCCGCCAGGATTGACGCGAAAGCACCATTGCCGCGGCCGTTCGTCTCGCCGTCGTCGACCCTCCCTTCTTGGCTTCAGCATTGCCGTGACCAG GAAGCTACACATCTGACGGATCTTGGCAAGACATGGAGCTCCATCTGCAGCAAGCCGTCGCAGCGGATGACGCTGCACTTCTCCGCGCCGGTGTCCCCGGCCTCCTCCATCTCTTCCTACGAGCACGGCGGCGACCACCACCTGCAGCCTCGCCGCTCGTGGCTCCTCGGCGGCCTCGACGCCACGCACCCGTGGAAGCCCAAGCGCGAGGCCAGCGGGAAGCCGGCCAGGTCCCACGACTCCGGCGCCTCGAACGGCTCCGTGGAGGTGGAGTGCCGCGCCAGGTTCAAGGAGCTCAGCGCCGAGAACCTGAAGCTGCTCTGCGCCGCGCTGGAGAAGGAGGTGCCCTGGCAGAAAGAGATCGTCCCCGAGGTCGCGAGCACCGTGCTGCAGTGCCGGTCGGGGATCGCGAAGCGGCGCGACAGGTCGAGGTCGGCGGACGCCAAGGAGGAGACGTGGATGCTCTTCCTCGGAGGCGACGCCGagggcaaggagagggtggcgAGGGGGATCGCCAACCTCGTCTTCGGGTCACGCAACAACGTCGTATCCATCAGGCCCGGTGCCTCGTCATCGCCGTCCGCCTCCGGCTCCTCCGAGGAGCACCGGAGTAAGCGGCCACGGACGCCTCCCGCCGGCGAGCCGGCGGCCTACCTAGAACGGCTATACGAGGCTATATCCGAGAACCCGCACCGGGTCATATTCATGGAGGACGTCGAGCAGGCTGGCCGGGACTGCCAGCTCGGCATCAAGGAGGCGATCGAGAGCGGGGTGGTGCGGAACCATGCCGGCGACGAGGTCAGCGTCGGCGATGCCGTCATCATCCTGAGCTGCGAGAGCATCGACGACGCCAGGTCTAGAGCTTGCTCGCCGCCGAGCAAGAAGGTGAAGGTAGAGCTAGACGAGGCCAAGGAGGAGCGCACAGGCGACCATGAACACAAGGAAGATGGCACTTCCTCGTCGTCTCCATCTTGCATTGACTTGAACGTTAACGTGGAGAGTAGTGATCAAGCGGGCGAGCACGGTTCCGGTGATCTCTGTCTGCTCACGGCTGTCGACAGGACGCTGTTCTTCCGAAGGCAGGAGTAG
- the LOC112900135 gene encoding NDR1/HIN1-like protein 1, whose protein sequence is MSKEKHHRDWILRRCCGAVCACALTLAAVVGFIILVIYLALHPSKPSFYLQDVQLRSIDLSDPALSLNLQVTIASRNPNERVGVYYKTLDAFATYRDEPVTVPVELPSIYQGHKDASVWSPVLSGESVPVAPYAADAMRQDIAAGYVLLHVRVEGRVKWKVGSWVSGGYHLFVNCPALLAASGGAVGGAFAASASAGGGAVPAGVNTTVSLKFTHPADCTVDI, encoded by the exons ATGAGCAAGGAGAAGCACCACCGCGACTGGATCCTCCGGCGCTGCTGCGGCGCCGTCTGCGCCTGCGCCCTCAcgctcgccgccgtcgtgggCTTCATCATCCTCGTCATCTACCTGGCGCTCCACCCCTCCAAGCCCTCCTTCTACCTCCAGGACGTGCAGCTCCGCTCCATTGACCTCAGCGACCCCGCGCTCTCCCTCAACCTCCAG GTGACGATCGCGTCGCGGAACCCGAACGAGCGCGTGGGCGTCTACTACAAGACCCTGGACGCGTTCGCGACGTACCGGGACGAGCCGGTGACGGTGCCCGTGGAGCTGCCGTCCATCTACCAGGGCCACAAGGACGCGTCGGTGTGGTCCCCCGTCCTGTCGGGGGAGTCGGTGCCCGTGGCGCCGTACGCGGCGGACGCCATGCGGCAGGACATCGCGGCCGGGTACGTGCTGCTCCACGTCCGGGTGGAGGGGCGCGTCAAGTGGAAGGTCGGCAGCTGGGTCTCGGGCGGGTACCACCTCTTCGTCAACTGCCCCGCGCTGCTCGCCGCCTCGGGGGGCGCCGTCGGGGGGGCATTCGCCGCCAGCgcctcggccggcggcggcgccgtcccCGCAGGCGTCAACACCACCGTCTCCCTCAAGTTCACGCACCCCGCCGACTGCACCGTCGACATCTGA
- the LOC112900197 gene encoding digalactosyldiacylglycerol synthase 1, chloroplastic-like isoform X2 produces the protein MASKEETPPIAGGGAGRGAFAFISRGWREVRDSATADLRLMRARAESARARADRELEHLLASASALAGPAPLLPPVAAGAPIAEVEFVRRRIQPKIQELRRQCSPRAPDGGWPPGASSLRVDLSGIAAIRNAVVAEGDGAEGRRVAPWKGDQAAEGRKEWEVVRMLRSGLKEFERRSLSSDMFAGFRGRGEFVEKFKLSLEVPPLDLTEILAYLVRQSGPFLDQLGIRRDLCDKLVQMLYSKRNGRLMYHPLSEDRTLAENITEELDLRIARVLESTGYHTDEGFWNDPAKYKILDNRRHVAIVTTASLPWMTGTAINPLFRAAYLARSAKQKVTLVVPWLSKSDQELVYPNNITFSSPEEQETYIRNWLQERLGFEADFKISFYPGKFSKERRSIIPAGDTSQFISSKEADIAILEEPEHLNWYHHGKRWTDKFNHVIGVVHTNYLEYIKREKNGAIQSFLVKHINNWVTRAYCHKVLRLSAATQDLPRSVVCNVHGVNPKFLNIGEKIAAERKCGQKVFSKGAYFLGKMVWAKGYRELIDLLSKHKKDLEGFKIDVYGNGEDSEAVQTSARKFELSINFFKGKDHADDSLHGYKVFINPSVSDVLCTATAEALAMGKFVICADHPSNDFFKSFPNCLTYKTSEEFVARVKEAMASEPQPLTPEQRYSLSWEAATERFMEYSELDKVLNNTNGHPGRCGKINKARKIPLLPKLSDVVDGGLAFAHHCLTGNEILRLVTGAIPGTRDYDKQQCMDLNLLPPQVQHPVYGW, from the exons ATGGCTAGTAAGGAGGAGACGCCgccgatcgccggcggcggcgcgggccgcGGCGCCTTCGCCTTCATCTCCAGGGGGTGGCGCGAGGTGCGGGACTCGGCGACCGCCGACCTGCGGCtcatgcgcgcgcgcgcggagtccgcgcgcgcccgcgccgacCGCGAGCTCGAGCACCTCCTCGCCTCGGCGTCGGCGCTGGCCGGCCCCGCGCCCCTGCTGCCGCCCGTCGCGGCGGGGGCGCCCATCGCGGAGGTCGAGTTCGTGCGGAGGCGGATCCAGCCCAAGATCCAGGAGCTCCGGAGGCAGTGCTCGCCGCGGGCGCCCGACGGCGGGTGGCCGCCCGGCGCCAGCAGCCTCCGCGTCGACCTCTCGGGGATCGCGGCCATCCGCAACGCCGTTGTGGCCGAGGGGGACGGCGCCGAGGGGCGGAGGGTCGCGCCGTGGAAGGGGGACCaggccgcggaggggaggaaaGAGTGGGAGGTGGTCAGGATGTTACGGAGCGGGCTTAAGGAGTTCGAGCGCCGGAGCCTGTCGAGCGACATGTTTGCTGGGTTCCGTGGCCGCGGCGAGTTCGTGGAGAAATTCAAGTTGAGCTTG GAAGTCCCACCACTGGATCTGACTGAAATTCTGGCATATCTAGTCCGGCAATCTGGACCATTTTTAGATCAACTTGGCATACGAAGAG ATCTATGTGACAAACTGGTACAGATGTTATATAGTAAACGAAATGGTCGGCTCATGTATCATCCCCTTTCAGAGGATAGAACTTTAGCTGAGAACATAACCGAGGAGCTTGATCTAAGAATAGCTAGGGTGTTAGAAAGTACTGGCTATCACACAGATGAAGGTTTTTGGAATGACCCTGCAAAATACAAGATCTTAGACAACAGACGGCATGTTGCTATTGTCACCACAGCAAGTCTTCCATGGATGACAGGGACAGCAATCAATCCATTGTTTCGTGCTGCATATCTAGCAAGGAGTGCAAAGCAAAAAGTGACGTTGGTGGTTCCTTGGCTGTCTAAGTCAGACCAAGAATTGGTTTACCCAAATAACATCACCTTCAGTTCGCCAGAAGAGCAAGAAACTTATATAAGGAACTGGCTGCAGGAAAGGCTTGGCTTTGAAGCAGATTTTAAGATATCCTTCTACCCTGGCAAG TTCTCAAAAGAGCGCCGCAGCATTATTCCTGCTGGGGATACTTCCCAGTTTATCTCCTCAAAAGAAGCAGATATAGCAATTTTAGAAGAACCTGAGCATCTCAATTGGTATCATCATGGAAAGCGTTGGACTGACAAGTTCAATCATGTCATCGGCGTAGTTCATACAAATTACCTGGAATATATCAAGAGAGAGAAAAACGGTGCTATTCAATCTTTCCTTGTTAAGCATATCAACAACTGGGTGACTAGAGCATACTGCCACAAG GTTTTACGTCTTTCTGCTGCAACTCAAGATCTACCACGGTCTGTTGTTTGTAACGTACATGGTGTAAATCCAAAGTTTCTTAATATTGGTGAGAAAATAGCAGCTGAAAGGAAGTGTGGCCAGAAGGTCTTTTCTAAGGGAGCATATTTTCTTGGGAAGATGGTGTGGGCTAAAGGTTATAGAGAGCTGATAGATTTATTATCTAAACATAAAAAAGACTTGGAAGGCTTTAAGATAGACGTATATGGAAATGGTGAGGACTCTGAAGCGGTTCAGACTTCTGCTAGAAAATTTGAGTTGAGCATCAATTTTTTCAAGGGAAAGGACCATGCAGATGATTCACTCCATGG GTATAAGGTTTTCATCAATCCGAGTGTTAGTGATGTGCTATGCACAGCAACAGCTGAGGCTCTTGCTATGGGGAAATTTGTAATCTGTGCAGATCATCCATCAAACGATTTTTTCAAGTCATTCCCCAACTGCTTAACGTATAAAACTTCAGAGGAGTTTGTTGCTCGTGTCAAAGAGGCCATGGCTAGTGAACCTCAACCTTTGACCCCAGAGCAACGGTACAGTTTATCATGGGAGGCGGCGACTGAGAGGTTTATGGAGTACTCAGAGCTGGACAAAGTTCTTAACAATACAAATGGTCACCCTGGACGATGTGGGAAGATAAACAAAGCAAGAAAGATACCTTTACTTCCTAAGTTGTCAGATGTGGTGGATGGGGGACTGGCATTTGCTCATCACTGCCTGACTGGCAACGAAATCCTCAGATTGGTGACAGGAGCGATTCCTGGCACACGTGACTATGATAAACAACAGTGCATGGATTTGAATCTCCTGCCTCCTCAAGTCCAGCACCCTGTATATGGCTGGTGA
- the LOC112900197 gene encoding digalactosyldiacylglycerol synthase 1, chloroplastic-like isoform X1 → MASKEETPPIAGGGAGRGAFAFISRGWREVRDSATADLRLMRARAESARARADRELEHLLASASALAGPAPLLPPVAAGAPIAEVEFVRRRIQPKIQELRRQCSPRAPDGGWPPGASSLRVDLSGIAAIRNAVVAEGDGAEGRRVAPWKGDQAAEGRKEWEVVRMLRSGLKEFERRSLSSDMFAGFRGRGEFVEKFKLSLKSLNKDYRESKEVPPLDLTEILAYLVRQSGPFLDQLGIRRDLCDKLVQMLYSKRNGRLMYHPLSEDRTLAENITEELDLRIARVLESTGYHTDEGFWNDPAKYKILDNRRHVAIVTTASLPWMTGTAINPLFRAAYLARSAKQKVTLVVPWLSKSDQELVYPNNITFSSPEEQETYIRNWLQERLGFEADFKISFYPGKFSKERRSIIPAGDTSQFISSKEADIAILEEPEHLNWYHHGKRWTDKFNHVIGVVHTNYLEYIKREKNGAIQSFLVKHINNWVTRAYCHKVLRLSAATQDLPRSVVCNVHGVNPKFLNIGEKIAAERKCGQKVFSKGAYFLGKMVWAKGYRELIDLLSKHKKDLEGFKIDVYGNGEDSEAVQTSARKFELSINFFKGKDHADDSLHGYKVFINPSVSDVLCTATAEALAMGKFVICADHPSNDFFKSFPNCLTYKTSEEFVARVKEAMASEPQPLTPEQRYSLSWEAATERFMEYSELDKVLNNTNGHPGRCGKINKARKIPLLPKLSDVVDGGLAFAHHCLTGNEILRLVTGAIPGTRDYDKQQCMDLNLLPPQVQHPVYGW, encoded by the exons ATGGCTAGTAAGGAGGAGACGCCgccgatcgccggcggcggcgcgggccgcGGCGCCTTCGCCTTCATCTCCAGGGGGTGGCGCGAGGTGCGGGACTCGGCGACCGCCGACCTGCGGCtcatgcgcgcgcgcgcggagtccgcgcgcgcccgcgccgacCGCGAGCTCGAGCACCTCCTCGCCTCGGCGTCGGCGCTGGCCGGCCCCGCGCCCCTGCTGCCGCCCGTCGCGGCGGGGGCGCCCATCGCGGAGGTCGAGTTCGTGCGGAGGCGGATCCAGCCCAAGATCCAGGAGCTCCGGAGGCAGTGCTCGCCGCGGGCGCCCGACGGCGGGTGGCCGCCCGGCGCCAGCAGCCTCCGCGTCGACCTCTCGGGGATCGCGGCCATCCGCAACGCCGTTGTGGCCGAGGGGGACGGCGCCGAGGGGCGGAGGGTCGCGCCGTGGAAGGGGGACCaggccgcggaggggaggaaaGAGTGGGAGGTGGTCAGGATGTTACGGAGCGGGCTTAAGGAGTTCGAGCGCCGGAGCCTGTCGAGCGACATGTTTGCTGGGTTCCGTGGCCGCGGCGAGTTCGTGGAGAAATTCAAGTTGAGCTTG AAATCACTGAACAAGGACTATCGGGAATCCAAG GAAGTCCCACCACTGGATCTGACTGAAATTCTGGCATATCTAGTCCGGCAATCTGGACCATTTTTAGATCAACTTGGCATACGAAGAG ATCTATGTGACAAACTGGTACAGATGTTATATAGTAAACGAAATGGTCGGCTCATGTATCATCCCCTTTCAGAGGATAGAACTTTAGCTGAGAACATAACCGAGGAGCTTGATCTAAGAATAGCTAGGGTGTTAGAAAGTACTGGCTATCACACAGATGAAGGTTTTTGGAATGACCCTGCAAAATACAAGATCTTAGACAACAGACGGCATGTTGCTATTGTCACCACAGCAAGTCTTCCATGGATGACAGGGACAGCAATCAATCCATTGTTTCGTGCTGCATATCTAGCAAGGAGTGCAAAGCAAAAAGTGACGTTGGTGGTTCCTTGGCTGTCTAAGTCAGACCAAGAATTGGTTTACCCAAATAACATCACCTTCAGTTCGCCAGAAGAGCAAGAAACTTATATAAGGAACTGGCTGCAGGAAAGGCTTGGCTTTGAAGCAGATTTTAAGATATCCTTCTACCCTGGCAAG TTCTCAAAAGAGCGCCGCAGCATTATTCCTGCTGGGGATACTTCCCAGTTTATCTCCTCAAAAGAAGCAGATATAGCAATTTTAGAAGAACCTGAGCATCTCAATTGGTATCATCATGGAAAGCGTTGGACTGACAAGTTCAATCATGTCATCGGCGTAGTTCATACAAATTACCTGGAATATATCAAGAGAGAGAAAAACGGTGCTATTCAATCTTTCCTTGTTAAGCATATCAACAACTGGGTGACTAGAGCATACTGCCACAAG GTTTTACGTCTTTCTGCTGCAACTCAAGATCTACCACGGTCTGTTGTTTGTAACGTACATGGTGTAAATCCAAAGTTTCTTAATATTGGTGAGAAAATAGCAGCTGAAAGGAAGTGTGGCCAGAAGGTCTTTTCTAAGGGAGCATATTTTCTTGGGAAGATGGTGTGGGCTAAAGGTTATAGAGAGCTGATAGATTTATTATCTAAACATAAAAAAGACTTGGAAGGCTTTAAGATAGACGTATATGGAAATGGTGAGGACTCTGAAGCGGTTCAGACTTCTGCTAGAAAATTTGAGTTGAGCATCAATTTTTTCAAGGGAAAGGACCATGCAGATGATTCACTCCATGG GTATAAGGTTTTCATCAATCCGAGTGTTAGTGATGTGCTATGCACAGCAACAGCTGAGGCTCTTGCTATGGGGAAATTTGTAATCTGTGCAGATCATCCATCAAACGATTTTTTCAAGTCATTCCCCAACTGCTTAACGTATAAAACTTCAGAGGAGTTTGTTGCTCGTGTCAAAGAGGCCATGGCTAGTGAACCTCAACCTTTGACCCCAGAGCAACGGTACAGTTTATCATGGGAGGCGGCGACTGAGAGGTTTATGGAGTACTCAGAGCTGGACAAAGTTCTTAACAATACAAATGGTCACCCTGGACGATGTGGGAAGATAAACAAAGCAAGAAAGATACCTTTACTTCCTAAGTTGTCAGATGTGGTGGATGGGGGACTGGCATTTGCTCATCACTGCCTGACTGGCAACGAAATCCTCAGATTGGTGACAGGAGCGATTCCTGGCACACGTGACTATGATAAACAACAGTGCATGGATTTGAATCTCCTGCCTCCTCAAGTCCAGCACCCTGTATATGGCTGGTGA
- the LOC112901051 gene encoding aluminum-activated malate transporter 1-like yields the protein MEVHQVVSGAAAGEVPARCGAGLFSALDKVRRALVAFGAKLAKIARDDPRRVAHSLKVGLALTLVSVLYYVRPIFINWGVSTMWAVLTVVVVMEYTVGGTLIKGLNRAFATLLAGFIAVGAHKVAYLCGNNGEPVVLAIFVFLLASAATFSRFIPEVKARYDYGVTIFILTFSLVAVSSYRVEELIRLAHQRFSTIAIGVATCLFTTIFVCPVWAGEDLHNLAAGNLDKLADFLEGLESECFRENAPGENLESKPFLQVYKSVLNSKASEDSLCNFAKWEPGHGNFYFRYPWGLYQKLGALSRQCASSMQALASYIITLTKSHYPEANMELCLKVRAACGEMSLNSAKALRELSEAIQTMTAPSPARTHMSAAIRAARGLRAELSQDADLAKVMHVAVIASLLSELVTQTKKIAESVDNLARVARFKDPEDTQKDVVINVVS from the exons ATGGAGGTTCACCAGGTGGtgagcggcgccgccgccggcgaggtccCGGCGAGGTGCGGGGCGGGGCTGTTCTCGGCGCTGGACAAGGTCCGGCGCGCGCTCGTCGCGTTCGGGGCGAAGCTTGCCAAGATCGCGCGGGACGACCCGCGGCGGGTGGCGCACTCGCTCAAGGTCGGGCTGGCGCTCACGCTGGTGTCCGTGCTTTACTACGTGCGCCCCATCTTCATCAACTGGGGCGTCTCCACCATGTGGGCCGTGCtcaccgtcgtcgtcgtcatggAGTACACCGTCG GTGGGACGCTGATCAAGGGCCTGAACAGAGCGTTCGCGACGCTGCTCGCCGGGTTCATCGCCGTCGGGGCGCACAAGGTGGCCTACCTCTGCGGCAACAACGGCGAGCCCGTCGTGCTGGCCATCTTTGTCTTCTTACTAG CATCGGCGGCGACGTTCTCGCGGTTCATCCCGGAGGTGAAGGCGCGGTACGACTACGGCGTGACCATCTTCATCCTCACCTTCAGCCTGGTGGCCGTGTCGAGCTACCGCGTCGAGGAGCTCATCCGCCTCGCGCACCAGCGCTTCTCCACCATCGCCATCGGCGTCGCAACCTGCCTCTTCACCACCATCTTCGTCTGCCCGGTCTGGGCCGGGGAGGACCTTcacaacctcgccgccggcaacctCGACAAGCTCGCCGACTTCCTCGAGG GACTCGAGTCCGAATGCTTCAGAGAGAACGCTCCAGGCGAGAATCTGGAGAGCAAACCCTTCCTCCAGGTGTACAAGAGCGTCCTCAATTCCAAGGCCAGCGAGGACTCCTTG TGCAACTTTGCCAAGTGGGAGCCTGGTCACGGCAACTTCTACTTCCGGTACCCATGGGGCCTGTACCAGAAGCTCGGCGCCCTTTCTCGCCAGTGCGCTTCCTCAATGCAGGCTCTTGCCTCCTACATCATCACCCTCACAAAATCTCAT TATCCTGAAGCGAACATGGAGCTCTGCTTGAAGGTCCGAGCAGCGTGCGGCGAGATGAGCCTGAACTCCGCCAAGGCGCTCCGGGAGCTCTCGGAGGCGATCCAGACGATGACGGCACCATCCCCGGCCAGGACCCACATGTCTGCGGCGATCAGAGCAGCGAGAGGCCTCAGGGCCGAGCTGTCACAGGACGCGGATCTGGCGAAGGTGATGCACGTCGCTGTGATTGCGTCTCTTCTGTCGGAGCTGGTTACGCAGACGAAGAAGATCGCAGAGTCTGTTGATAACCTGGCACGAGTCGCCCGTTTCAAGGACCCTGAGGACACTCAGAAGGATGTGGTTATCAATGTGGTTAGCTGA